Proteins encoded together in one Macadamia integrifolia cultivar HAES 741 chromosome 8, SCU_Mint_v3, whole genome shotgun sequence window:
- the LOC122087725 gene encoding protein PXR1, with amino-acid sequence MGETKPENDGSSKVEKKEKHEDEKKKNKEELGEEKTKDKDKKKKKDKDGKDQEDKESSGTGKDKEKKKKNPEDKKDPTKLKQKLEKIEIKIQDLVAKKEEILTLIKEAEQNAGNSTAAAPAPAS; translated from the coding sequence ATGGGGGAAACAAAGCCAGAAAATGATGGTTCAAGCAaggtggaaaagaaagaaaagcatgaggatgaaaagaagaagaacaaggaggagttgggtgaagagaaaaccaaagacaaagacaagaagaagaagaaggacaagGATGGTAAGGATCAGGAGGACAAAGAAAGTAGTGGTACAGGCAAggacaaggagaagaagaagaagaaccctgaAGATAAGAAAGATCCAACAAAGCTAAAGCAAAAACTGGAAAAGATAGAAATCAAGATCCAAGATTTGGTTGctaagaaagaagagatcttGACATTGATTAAAGAAGCTGAACAAAATGCTGGGAACTCAACTGCTGCTGCTCCTGCACCCGCCTCTTGA